The window ACCAATCTGAACACTCCCCTGTTGAACTTGATCTCATGAATATGTTGGTGTTATAGCAACTTTTACCGTTCGGTATAAAAATCACAATCTGAAAATCAAACCTCTTCATCCAAAGAGTACTCTGATACTCCTATAATGAAGTCCTAAATACCCTCATTATCCGGTATTATTTTCTTCCTCATGCCTTTAACTACTGTTAAAGTTTAACATTGACTGCCAGTCATTTCTGGCTTACAAGGAGATCTTGACTCCACAATACATACCTTTGCTACAGAACCGCACAATAATAGGTTCAGACTTAATAGTTGGTCTATTGCTTGTTTCAACCTCCAAGATGCTGACAGTTAAGTGGCATTGATAATGTTTCCATTGGTAATGCACTCCCGCTGTGGGAAAATGGAGACCAGCAAATCATGTGTGATTTCTAGTTATTTAGAAATTATCACATTGGAAACTGTAATTTGGCCTGACCAGTCGCCTTGGTGTGATCAGTAGTTGCAATAATGCTGCCTTGGTAGTCGTTAACAGGACAAGCCCCTGGTACTAGGATTCTATGAAGATTGGCTCCCTAACACACTTGCAACTATTGGCTGTATGAATCTTGTTCCGTCTACAGTTTTGAAGTAATCCTGGATGTTTGTTGGGAAGGATGTAAGTGGCAAGTGCAGAGAGCTGGACTGCGATATGTAGCTTTAATAAGTGAAGTTGAAGACTAATGCACGTTTTCCTTTTGTACAGTGTCTAGAGAGTGCTGCAGATGGAATCCGACTGTCAGCCCGAATTGTGGACACGCCCTGTAACGAAAtgaacactgatatttttattgaGGTGAGTTCCCAAGGGTCAATTCCAATTGAATGGTTATCCAGCTGCAGATGAAGATTCAGGGCTGGAATCCATGTTGATCCTTGGACAGGAGCAATGCAGATTAGAGGCGTCAAGGAACCAACCAGTCCTGATCTGTTAAATTTGCAGAATGGACTTGAGGATCTGACTGGTACCTTCCTGTCCCCATACAATCCATACTGTAGAGGAAAGCATTCATTTTAGTTCCTGAAATGGAGTTACTGTTGCGTTCCCCACCTGTGCACATCCACTATACCATCACGATTCCAGCTGTGCTCACACTCACTATATTAGTTATGCTCATCCATGGCACTTGTATGTGATGCAATGTACCTTCTGCCTCCAAGCTGTGCTGACCCACTGCACCGTCTCTAAATAGTCTTTACTTACTGAACCCTTCCACAGTTTCATTTGCCATACTTTCCTGCTGTTTACGTAGTTTTCCATCTTTACTATCCCAATGTGCCATCCAGTATCTGAGATTCCCCCACTTTGCTGCAATCTCCCTGCTGTGCTCAGCTGCTGTGTCATGTAGGCATCCACCTGTGCTCACTCACTAGCTCGGTGGCTGTGAGCAGCTGCCGGGACCCATAGagtggaaccggccgccacctcagcgccttctgctggcccgccagccagccacggtgtccttcgaCACAGGTGCaattggtggaggtggtggttggagggcagctactgggcggaaggctggctgctctgtcccggggtgcgctctctctctctcttccccccccccctccccattatgtgatctccctgagccaggaagtccccgtctctcagacctgaaccgcacagtgcattgtgggacaggcgaagatggaggctcccAGGTTCTCATTGCCACCTTTaaggagtttcacatcttccttttttctgaaccaaacccttgatcctgtccctccacccttttttcaaaatttagcaactcaaaatctTCGACGCCAGGAAATACAGTAACTCAAATTTCGTTGGttcagtgacaataaacgcaaagtTGATCATGAGGGTTGTTTGAATACCGGTGTCTCAAACTAATTCCCatgttcagtagacataatatCTCTTAAATATATTAATATGTCACagtttattaactatggcgatagatgtggccctccaaCCACGCACAGACATGGGAGCCGGCCCCTATGCACAACACGGTTGCCGACCCCTACTCTAAATCTTCACACAAAGGGGATTGAATATTGTGGCTTCCAGTCATCATGATTGCTCCACATCAGGCCATGGATTTATGTATCATGCCATCAACAGAACCCTTCATTGGGATTTTATTCACTCAAATATTTCATTTTGCAGGAAATTAAACTGGTTGGGAATGCACTTGGAATTGTTCCCACTGTTATCCGGGGCGAGGAGTTGAAGGAAAAAGGATTTGGaggtaggttttttttttttttttaaccttataGCCTTTATTGCACaggatatagaaaataggtgcaggaggaggtcagtcggcccttcgagccagcactgccatttattgtgatcatggctgatatgaaGGGGGCTCCAGGATGTGATGCTGCATAATGTGTAGCTGATTCTAGAAAAGAGCAGGACTGTTCCGAgttctccaggttcagggacagtttctccccagctgttatcaggtaattaAACCATCCTATaaccagctagagagcggtcctgacttactatctacctcgttagaGAACCTTGGACTCCCTTTAatcgactttactggactttatcttgtactaaatgttattctgtttatcccgtatctgtatactgtggacggcttgatatcatgtatagtctttccgctgactggatagcatgcaacaaaaaagcttacttcggtacacatgacaataaactaaactatcgtaTTTCCTGGTGTCCAAGACGCTATTCTTTACTCTAAAATAAGggccgaaaatttacctgcgtcttggaggccaaagGTTAGGCCGAGCAATGCCACTCTCGTAGCGACTGCTCCGCGGAACCTGCCACACTTTCAACCCTGGAACTGTgtgaagtgggaagcggctgtgaaaaggacagcgccgctggggggagagttcctttccatattgtgtgtgttgtctggcccgggtcagcacggcctgggctgcacaaagtagtaaacttggctgggccgccaggggtaaagttgtggggagggcaggagcgttgagaaggagggggtcggggatcataccAGCAACTCATTCACGGCTGCAGCGGCGttccgggcacggagccactgcattgtggccagggagggaagtagcttgGGTGTCCGCGAGCGGCCGCTGGGACCGtacagcggaaccggccgccatCTCAGCGTCTTCTGGCGtcagccagccacggtgtccttcggcacaagcgcaaccggtggaggtgaTGATTagcgggtagctactgggcggaaggaTGGCTGCTCCATCTCGGGctcgctctctcactctctctctctctctccctctctccctctcaaaatgggggtgcgtcttcattgccgggaaatacggtaactaATTAACACAGTAAATAGTGTGCATCACATAACATCCACTTACAATAGATAGAAACTAATGTGGATCCATTTTTGTTTCGTCATTTCTAGGCATTTATGGAGTTGGAAAGGCAGCAATAAATCCTCCTGCACTTGCAGTTCTCAGTTATTTACCAGATGGCGCCACACAGACCATTGCCTGGGTTGGCAAAGGCATTGTGTATGACACTGGAGGCCTGAGCATTAAAGGAAAGGTAGGACTTTCATAATGATGGGTAATGGGGCCACCTTCTGCTCATCAAGGTATGAGGTTAACGTCTGTCACTGCTGGGTGGTGTACCATTCCTAATCCAGTTATGTTTACTTCTGGGAGAAATGGTAATCTCAAGCCTGAGATGTGGGTTCCGTCAGGAAGGACAGGACCTGCATAACTCATGTTGCCTACTCTCTAATTCTTCTGATGTCTGTCTCCTCACACAGTGGGGGTTGACTATTGGACTTCTAGTTATCATTGCTGTACCACGTCAAGCTTTTACTATCAACCGAGCCTTTAATTGGGTTGCTATTCACCCACATGGAATTTTgcggggaattaaaatgtttgggaaTGTACTGGTGCTGTGCACACATCTGCTAGTGCACACATCTGCTAGTCCACTGCTGATTTCATTTCTCACACACATtgccagacggctgtggaagccaagtaatttaaaagcagagattgataggttcttgtcaaacgttatggggataaagcaggagaacagggttgagaaagaagaatagatcagctggcagatcgaatggcagagctgactcgatgggctgaatggcccaaatcTGCTCATGTCTTTATGGTCTAAATATTGAAGTACTTATTAACTTCAATATTTAAGATTATTCAAGAGTAGGGTCATGTAGGAAGAAAGATTAGAGAGATCTGGGTGAACGGTTTAAAAATTGATGGTTTTTTTTGTACTGTGTGCAAATGACTAAGTGAACTGATTGGCTacatgacctgtttccatgttgtaacttTATCTATTCCTACCTGCGACATAAATTCCaccatagacacaagatgctggagtaactcaggacaggcagcatctctggagagaaggaatgagtgacgttgcgggttgagacccttcagacataaATTCCACCTACTGGCGACAGTGGCTCTGCAGAACCTATAAGTAGCTGAGATGTTATTGTGTTGTGGCTACTTAGCATTCAGTGTTGGTGTTTGAAATGTGGACGCAAGAACAAGGTGCAATGTTCTGATTATGCACGTTCTTTATTAGACCACCATGCCAGGAATGAAGAGAGATTGTGGAGGAGCAGCAGCTATTCTTGGAGCTTTCAAAGCAGCTGTGAAACAAGTGAGTGCTCCATTGTTTATATTTTTTCTGTATCTTTGTATTCAGCCAAAATTCCTAGGTCAGGAATGTTGTTCAGATTCCCTCTGGAGGCTCCTCAAGGCTGCAATTTTTTGCTAATGTGAGGAGATCAAAACAGACCTGATCTGACATGATTGTAGCTAACGTCCCTCATCACAGCCCATTAACAGGAACAATGTGCACCACATATTTTATGTTTTGTGGTAGAATATGATGGTTTTCCACTGCACCATCAGTGTGAAGCAATGTTGATATCTAAAGCAAGACCGATTCTAACACCAGAGACAACAAACAGTTGAAAATAATAGTTTTGCTGGACTCCTGTGATTATTTGACCCACGGTACTCTTACTTAGACTAGTGCGAGTAAGTTTAGACTATCCCATCCTGCTTATTCCACACAATTACTTTGAAAAAAACAGATAAAAACCAGAGCAATGTTGAAGGGAAAATCCAGCCCAttccattaaacattattccgaGAAGTGACACAGGCCCCAATGAATACCATAGAATGTATTTGTATGCATTCACACTGTGTTAGTCTTACGCAGTCTGAACATCATCCCCAGCCATGTCTTTGCTTGATTCCTGTCAGCGGCCGTTAGAGAGTTGCCTTCATTGTAACTGATGCCTTACAGAAGTTACAGAACCAAAAATTATTTGAATCATTGACCTGAATTGTTAATTTGATTTGTTCATAATCTacaattactaaaactctcatcttgaccacatgcagtctgcgttgtttttaaatttgcgcaaaaacaataCCCTACATCGCTAGGagtttttcaccaccttactcaccgttcaccTCTGCAAGCTCACCgatttttgttctgatcggtggaatattacaaaagttatgaaggtttaaaaaaatcgtgagatcagcagattggcctTCTTGCCtgacagtcaccatgaaggtaatgccccttccgggggcgagaagaataaagccccggaggccgggcgtgagtcagtcagcccagaagctgtgagtgagagtagagtccacaagccatgagtgactgaactgtgagtccacaagccgtgagtgactgaactgtgagtccacaagccgtggctgactgaactgtgagtccacaagccgtggctgactgaactgtgagttcacaagccgtggctgactgaactgtgagtccacaagctgtgagtgagtgaactgcgagtTCAGAAGgctcaccacccccccacaccccctccccctccccctcaccccccccccaccccaattatCCTCCCCTCGCACCCCCCTTGCTCCCCCTGTAGCAACCCCCTCCCCCGGCCACAGAATGCTCCCaccggcccccacctgaagcctcccgtccccagctgcaggactagcccaagaatccattcggcccacaatgtccatactagccctctggaaaccaatccatTCGGCTCACAACAGCcttactagccctccagaaagcccgcCCGCCACTGGGCACCACCTGAAGCCaacccctcccttggctgcagcTACCCCCTGGCCCATGACAGCCCACGCCTGAAGccgaccccctcccctggctgcagaacgcaacaagaaagaatgggctgaataaatctcctctttaacatttcaattgttgttatatttaaagagttattcacattttaagctttaataaatcccttttccacttgccgtgcccgtcagctgcagTAAACCTGCCAGTTCTACGGCACAATGGGAACCGAATGGGAGGCAATGTCTGCGCTGCCAGAGAGCTGCTGAGAGAtgataagggggagggggggggggggggtggaggggcaaGTGGGGGGGCGAGGGGCAAGGGGcggagtgggggagggtggagggggatcagggtgtcacaacgggaacccgtcagccacgcctgcacagttgggggctatgcgtgagtggtggaatattggaattggtggagaggtggaatattgtgttgggggaccagcccttccatgtgagcatgggacccaatgggtgctACTTAGTCCAGTTACATATTAAAAGTATTCAGCATTAAGTGCTTTTATTCCAAAAATGGTCTGTGTCTATAACAGCAGTGTCCCTACATTTAATGATTTTACGCATGTCAAGATTTCAGCTGCCTTGCTCTCAGAATACATTAATGTAATGAGACCTTTACAGTTACGAGCTGGGATAATTTATCATCATTTTATCACCAAGTGTTGGCCACTCACACTGAATATAATTGAGATGAGCTGAATGCGTATGCCTGTTTTGCTATCAAGTTCAATGATGCAGAAAATCCATTGGCTCAGTAAACATCAGGTCAAGgtgggaaaaaacagcaattaacaaTAATAGCAACATGTTTTGTTAACTGTAAACTATGCGTAAGCACCAATCATCATAACGCTGAGTTAAACAGACCTTGTGTTGTATCTCTGTGAAGAAGTATTCTGTTCAGAACTAATCACACGGTCTTTTCAGAAGTGGTTGTAATTATGTATGAAACCGAAGCAGTTGTAGTCTAATTGATCTCTCGAGTTTTCTCTGCCATTGAATAAAGTCATGGCAAACCCAGTTTTTGTCACAACACCACTTTCCTGTTACTCCTCACACACCGTTACTCCCTTGTAAGTCGTATGCCAATCGTCATTCTGTTTACATCATTTCATTCATCCAGAATACAGCAGTGCATTGATTTTAATTTATTCCTGGACTGTCGCCTTCACCACTCCACCAAGTAAGTTGTTAATAAAGGTTAACCACACCTTGTCGAGCAAAACTTCTTGATCAGAGTCTTGTTTTTCTAGTCTTATCATTAATTAGTTTTCTGATACTAAAAATGAGCTTTCCTCTGCACTTGCATGCCTCCCTTGTAATATCGGTGTGTACGTGGAACTCAAAGTTCAATTTCTGCAAGATGTAAAATTTGACAAGATTCCAAAATGTCCACAAAGggccacttacgcaattttttcggcgacttgccggcacccgtcatacgTCGCAGCAGGTCTCTGAAAATTTTgttgaaacatgttgaaaatccagggaaataaaggcatcaccctgcgacatgtcgacacatgacgcctgtatggtcgtgagtagtcgcccaaacagtcgtacctttttctggccgctgctggattttcaacatgttgaaaatttttacggagatctgctgcgactatgatgggcgCTGGCAAGTCGTTGAAAAAatcgtgaaagtgagacaggcccttaacgtgtGCAATCTAAAAGTTGGCCATGTTTAGCCCCCCCCATTGTGTTGATACACACTGTTATCATCTCAAATTCTGTTTTGGTATATGCCAATGAGAAATGGTGTTCTCTGCACCACACCCGACGGATCCCCATTCACTACTATTCCTCACTCTACAGTAAAACCTAGAACAGAAGTGCATGGTTTTGTAACCTCTATCCATTTATTTTACCCAAACTCCAAATTCCATTTGAATCCTTCAATCTTTCTCATTATAACTAATAGACAGAACTTTGTCAGACATTGTCCCTTAATTTTTTTGGCATTCCATTTCATTCCTTAAAATGTCTTTCTTGGGATATATTTGAATTAATTTGATTTGTTGAAAGTTTGCATTTGTGTGTTCATCAATTGTGGTCAGAGAGAGTATAAGGCTGATGATACATGACAGAAGTTATTAATAATTGTGCTTATCTATTTCACATATCAGGATTTATAGCATAACCTTTGTGCTAATGTAAACTATCTTGTATTGGAGGTGACTAATCGTAATATTAAACAATTGGAATAATTCCCTACTTGTCAAAAAAATGTTACACCATTTTTTCGTGCTGTCCACTTTATTTGACATTGAATTTTTCCAGTCAATCTCATCCTTTTGGAGTTTATTAAGTTTcaggtattttaaacattgttccTTGTGGAGGCAATAGCGTTCTGTTATAGCAAGTTACTTATAATGGTTGTAACATAATAGACATATACCATGTGGCCATGACACGCTGCTTTCCATGGGGGATAATGTGTAATGCTGTCAGCATATCGGTCACCATTTACATTACGTGGCGCAATGACAGTAATATCCTGTTTGTTGTTACAGGGTTTTAAGGACAATCTGCATGCTGTGTTTTGCCTGGCTGAGAATGCAGTTGGACCCCTAGCGACCAGACCTGACGATATACATCGGATGTACTCTGGAAAGTAAGGCAGACTGTATAAGCCAAACCTTCATTGCAAACTGACCCAGTGTGGTATAAATATATGCACTTAGTTCATTGTAATTGATTGATAGATTTTATGAAATTAGTTATTTCTAGCTTCTCAAACAGCTCCCCGTGTGATAAATCGGTATGTAGTGATTTGTATCTGAAGTAGGGATCAATGGCAAAGATGGTTACAATTGGTTTTGGTTAAGACAGCAATATTGGACAACGTAAGAAAAGTTGCTCTTTCATTTGTTTCATGGCAGCGTTGATGGACTGGAGGCAGCACTGGGACGCGGTGACTTAGTGTGGGCAGTTCTGAAAGAGATGTTTCTCCACATTCAGAATTTTACATTCAAATCAATTTGCTGCTTAAAATACTTATTGAATATAGTGGGCACAGCCATGAGTACAGGCCTTAGTAACCTTTTATTGGCAATATATAGGAAAAATCACCAGTCAAAGAGCTTTTGAATGAACTGCCTGGGTTTAAGCACAACAGATGACGTGTGGGTGTGCTTGGGTCAATGTTAGGCATAGATGCATGCACATGTAATTATGTTAATGCTAGAGGAGTGTTTGTATGGTTCAGTATGTGGGTTTGAGTGGAGATTGGTCAAGGCGGGGTGTGAGTGTTTGGGGTGAGTCGGgaatgttggccggggtggggcGTGTACGTATTGATTAGGCTGAGATGATGTGTGCGTGTTGGGTGGAACGGGGCATGTGCATATTGGGGGTGAGGCATATGTGTGTTGGTCAGCATTGCAAGTGCTTATTGGTCGGGGTGAGGTGGGGTAGGTATACACAGAGTTGGTTAGGGTGaggcgtgtgtatgtgtgcacgctGGTTGTGAATGAATCGAACATTATTGTAAAAAATGGAATGGCTTCTGTTCATGAGATTATAGACTGCAAATTTAACCTCTCGCCATTGTTTAATAGTGCGTGGAAGGAATTGAAACTGCACTCTGGGGGATACTTGGGTCAATAGTTTTTTTGAGCTACTCTTTTTGCCAATACTGCTTTAACACTATTTAATGGTCACTTGTGTGTTTTGTTAATGAATTAATTTTCTTTGTCCAGGACAGTTGAAATTAATAATACTGATGCTGAGGGCCGCTTGGTACTGGCGGATGGAGTTGCCTACGCATCTAAAGATCTGGGGGCAGATATCATCCTCGACATGGCCACATTAACAGGAGCACAGGTGCGTGCACATTTCTTGATATGTGCTGCTGATAATTCTtatctatctttaattggaaCAACCTAGGGTCATattgcagggaaacaggcccaacttgcccatgctgtccaagatgcaccatctactcCCATCCTCCCAcagccttctaaacctttcccatccatgtacctgtccaaatgtattttaaatattgttatagtacctgccttaactatctcctctggcaactctgaAAGTTACATTCACCCATGTGAAAACTTTACTTTTCCccgtggaagttagtggagtgactATCACCaaagagaaggtgcttgggaaactgAAAGGTTTGAAGGTGGAtcagtcacctggaccagatggactgcactccagggttctgaaagaggtcgCGTTAGAGATTATGGAGgcatctttcaagaatcactggagtcaggggtggttccagatgattggaaaattgcaaatattactccactggtcaagaaggaagcgaggcagaagagtggaaactataggctggttagcctgacttcagtggttggtaagaattGAGTCTATTAGATAGGTTGCGGATTCGGAGTACTTGATAAAGTACTctgaagcacatgataaaacagGCCAAAATCAACACGGTTCTGTGAAAGGATCTTGCCAGACGAACCTGTTGGATTTCTTTGTGGAAGTAAATAGCAGCATAGACGAAGAATCCGTGAAtgtggtttacctggattttcagaaggcctttgataaggtgctgtaCGTGAGGctactaaagaagatgagagcccattgtatcagagggaagatactagcatggttaGCAGGTTGGCTGGGTGGCAGAAGGCAGAGatgtatcagccttcagtcccatctgtctacccaacaccatttcctgactaatgtgaatttccttcagttcttccatCCCCCTCTGTTCcctggtacatctgggagattgttggtgtcttccttagtgaagccagaaccaaagtacctgttcaacttgtctgccatttccttgtccccataataaattcacctgtttctgtcttcaagcgacccacatttgtctgaattattgttttcctcttcacatacctaaagaaggatTTACTATCCGCCTTTATAATCTTGGCTAGCTTAGCTTTgtacttttctccccatattgcctttttagttaccttctgttgatcgttaaaagtttccaaatcctctatcttcccgctcatctttgctatgttatacctcttctcttttattttatactgtccttgacttcccttgtcagccacggtcacctcttactccccttagaatctttttctggttgactgccagtgactagtggtgttctgcagaGGTCGGTTCTGGAGCCATTGCTCTTCAGTGTGTATAAACGAATTGGATGAGGGAATGGAAGGCTTTCTGGACGTTTTCAGATGATACATTAATAGGTgattgcagaaggacttggacaggttgggagagtgagctGATAAGTGGCAGATGGGATACAGCGTAGCaatgtgtggagtcatgcattttggtagtaggaataatggtgtagactattttataaatggTTAGAAAATtcggaaattggaggtgcaaagggacttgggtgtGCTGCTGCagtattcccaaaaagttaatttgtaagttgaattggtagtcaggaatgctaacatttatttcaagagggctgcaataaaaacagggatgtaaatgctgaggctttataaggcactggtcagatcgcttttggagtattgtgagcagttatgagccccatatctgaggaaggatgagctggcattggagagggtcgagaggaggtttatgagaatgatcccaggaatgagtaggttaacatatgatgtggAGAGAGGCTGAGAGGGGGTACATAATTTAACCTGTAGATCTCAGTGACTTTTTTCAGTTGTCAGTGGTTATATAGGAGTTACAAAGCTACTACCTACAGAGCCTCTTATCAACACTCTTCCAACATTCCTACTTTGCTCTCTGCCCCCATTCATACTGAGAACAATGGTATTTGCAACAGTTCCGGTTGGCCACTCTTTAAAAATCTCCTCCAGCACCTGGAGCTGATGCTGTTCTTTGCTTGTCTGCTGTTGATGGATTGTCTGACTGCTGAGCCTGGACTTGTCCCCCCATTAACAGGCTTCAGTAGCTGTGTTTTGGGTCATATCCAGGCCCAGATAAACAGCACACAGTTGACAGGTCTCAACACTAAACCTGAATTTGAGGGCAGACCACAGGTTGAATCTGCTCTGCATTATACCTAGCAGCTTCATACACTCACACTTCACTTGCATGTAGCAGTCTGACCTAGAACTTCCACACATTATTGATCCCTATATCACCCAGTCCTGTACTGGCTGACCTGTATATTCTCTCAAACTGTGAGCACACACGTATGTACACATCACCAGTATTTGGGgccaacgatgatgatgatagaCAGTGCCTTTTGATAGCAGCAGGGTCAGTGTACCTAATTTATCGGAGAAAGATAGAATAGTGTAATTATAATTTCTGCTTTCTCTGCAGGGTATCTGTACTGGGAAACACCATGCTGCTGTGCTGTGCAACACTGAGGTGTGGGAGATGGCCTGTGTTAAAGCTGGACGGAGCAGTGGAGACCTCGCCCACCCTCTCGTGTACTGCCCCGAGCTCCACTTCAGTGAGTTCACCTCTGCCGTGGCTGATATGAAGAACTCTGTTGCTGTAAGTGTGGGGTGAGCGGCTGGGAAATTATGTGTTGTTCATTCCCCATTGGCATTGGAGAGGTGGGGACGAAACCTTAATCTGACTCCCTGCTGGGTTTTAAACAAATCGTTTCTTTGCCCCCGCGAGGATCCTGACACATCAGTATAATTATGTCGAAAATACAGCAGCCAATTTGTTTGCCACAAGCTCCCAAACGTGGCAATATGGTACCAGAGACTGTGCTGAGAGATGTGTACTGTGCAGAACTTCAGCAAGATTCAGTCCAATCTTGTGTGCTTCTGAGAGGGCATTGGGACCTTGGCTATCATCCTTCAGATGAGACATTACACTGAGAATGGAGCAGTTCCTTTGAACCATGCCAGAGTGTCTGTCTGTATGGCAATAGCCAAGATGGAAAATGGGAGGAGCATTTGTCTTGAGATTTGATTccaactttttttctttctctctgtcaGGATCGTGACAATGCTCAAAGTTCCTGCGCAGGTCTTTTTATTGGTGCCCACATTGGATTTGACTGGCCTGGGGTGTGGGTCCATGTGGACATGGCATCTCCTGTACACACAGTAAGTATACAGACCAGCTTTTGTAACCCATA is drawn from Leucoraja erinacea ecotype New England chromosome 21, Leri_hhj_1, whole genome shotgun sequence and contains these coding sequences:
- the npepl1 gene encoding probable aminopeptidase NPEPL1, producing MAGVELRFSSGCDDAQPPARPVFIVGQLPNLQKLQWSEISGKLLPQVTEEVWKTALGNLNPNPTDNCPLYLSYATVAALPSRVSRHNSPSAAMFITRLVRSCMPGGSNRCIVMVCEYADVFASGCAISRAFPLFSRRSGASRRTDKRVVTVEFLLVGQNNGPIDATALECLESAADGIRLSARIVDTPCNEMNTDIFIEEIKLVGNALGIVPTVIRGEELKEKGFGGIYGVGKAAINPPALAVLSYLPDGATQTIAWVGKGIVYDTGGLSIKGKTTMPGMKRDCGGAAAILGAFKAAVKQGFKDNLHAVFCLAENAVGPLATRPDDIHRMYSGKTVEINNTDAEGRLVLADGVAYASKDLGADIILDMATLTGAQGICTGKHHAAVLCNTEVWEMACVKAGRSSGDLAHPLVYCPELHFSEFTSAVADMKNSVADRDNAQSSCAGLFIGAHIGFDWPGVWVHVDMASPVHTGERATGFGVAFLLALFGRASKDAMLNLVSPLGASTDTHLVPNDGDGSLSKRRRLV